The sequence TACCTTTAGAACGTATCAATTTTACGATACTCTCAATCTGTTCCAATAAAGCTTTTGAAGCTTCTTTAAAAATAAGATGTGCCTCATCAATAAAGAGAATCAATTCAGGTCTATCACTATCTCCTTGTTCTGGAAAGGTAGCGTAGATTTCAGCCAATAGACTCAACATGAATGTAGAAAACAACTTTGGTCTATCTTGAATATCTGTAAGTCTTATAATATTGATGTAACCTCTGCCATTTTCATCAATACGAACCAAATCATCAACTTCAAAGGATTTCTCGCCAAAGAACAAGTCAGCTCCCTGTTGCTCCAGTTCAATAATCTTTCTTAGAATAGTTCCGGTAGAACTCGTAGAGATTCGTCCATACGACTCTTGAAATTCTTTTTTGCCCTCTCCTGTGGCATATTGTAACACTTTTTTAAAATCTTTTAAATCCAGCAAAGGAAGCTTGTTGTCATCACAATACTTAAAGACAACAGCTACAATTCCTTCTTGTGTAACGGTCAAATCAAGAATTCTTGATAGCAAAACAGGTCCGAATTCGGAAACCGTAGCTCTTAGGCGAACACCATCTTGTTCCGAAAGGGATAAAACCTCAACTGGAAACCCACTGGCTTCAAACGGAAGTCCAATTTTTTCATGGCGTTCATCTATTTTAGGGTGGCCTGGGCTAGGTTGTGCAATACCACTGAGGTCACCTTTTAAATCCATAAGCAGAACGGGAATTCCTTTATTTGAAAGGTTTTCTGCGATAACCTGAAGCGTTTTGGTTTTTCCCGTACCAGTTGCTCCAGCAATAAGTCCGTGCCTATTTAAGGTTTTTAAAGGAATCTTTACAAAAGCATTTGTTACCGTTTCTCCATTGAACATTCCGGCTCCCATGGTAATGTAATCACCTTTGGTTGTATAGCCTTTCTCAATATGTTCAAAGAATTTTTCTTTGCTGCTCATGGAATTCAGTTTTCGTAAAAATAGGGTAATTTAGTAGAAGACAAAAGATTCAATATATTAGATCAATACACATAATACTATGAAGATTTCAGCAAGATTATTATCCATTGCCCTCACTTTTTTTATCTGTACAGCTTTGACAGCGCAAGAAAAGACAGAGATTACATTTCATAAATCACATATTCCCTCCAGAAATAATGCTCCATTTAGTGAAGCAGTGCAAGCAGGAAATCTTTTCTTTCTAGCCGGGCAAATTGGTTTTGACAGGGCGGCAGGGTATATGGCCGAAGGAGGTATAAAAGGTGAGACTGAACAGGTGATCAAGAATATTCAAGCTGTTTTGAAACATCATGACTTAGCATTGGATAATGTTGTAAAGTGTACTGTTATTTTGAGTGATATTGAAGATTTTAAGGCTTTTAATGAAGTCTATACCCAATATTTTACGAAAAAACCGGCCAGGACCACTTTTGCAGCTAAAGGCCTTGCCGTTGGTGCCAAGATTGAAATTGAAGTAATCGCAGTACGATAGGTTTTAAGTCTAGGTCTAAGATGAACTAAGTCCTATCTTTGCAAAATGGTTTCAGAGCAGGTAATGGATTTGGTGGATAAAGGGCAGATGCTTCCTTTAATGGAAGAATTTTACACCATTCAAGGAGAAGGCTATCATAAGGGCACTGCAGCTTATTTTATTCGTGTAGGAGGTTGTGATGTTGGTTGTCATTGGTGTGATGTTAAGGAAAGTTGGAATGCTGAGACACATCCACCTACTTCAATTGATAGTATTGTAGATAATGCTGCTACGTATTCTGATACCATAGTAATTACCGGTGGTGAGCCACTTACATGGGACATGGGACCTTTAACTTCTGCGTTAAAGGCTAAGAACCTTCAAACACATATTGAAACTTCTGGGGCTTATCCTTTAACGGGAGCTTGGGATTGGATTTGTCTTTCTCCCAAGAAAAATAAACTTCCGGAGGAAAAGATATACGATGAGGCAAACGAACTTAAAGTTATCGTTTACAACAAACATGATTTAATTTTTGCTGAGGAACAGGCCGCTAAAGTAAACGGGGATTGCATTCTCTATTTGCAGCCAGAATGGAGCGTTCGAGAAAAAATGGTTCCATTGATTGTGGATTATGTTATGCAAAACCCCAAGTGGAAAGTATCTCTACAAACACACAAATACTTAAATATTCCGTAATAGAATAGGGTTAACGTCCGCCGTTACTCTGCAAGTCTAAAATACATTCAGCGTCAAGAACGGGCACTGCTGCAAGTCCACTGGAGGTTCTGGTTTCCAAAAGTTTTAGCATGGAGTCACCACTTAAGTTACACGGAGAAGTCAAGACACTTCCTTTAGCGGCCAAACTCCTAGCGGTAGGAGCACCAAACTGTAATTCAGCTCGCATAAGACAACCTGGTACATCGCAATGGTTTTCCGCATCTGGGTCTTCATGGTCATTAACGGGAACTGTGCCTAAGTTAACAAGTCCAAATAAATGCCCAAATTCGTGATTCAATGTGGCTGTTTCAACATCAGTTACGGTTATTAAAGAACTTCGGCTTGCTAAATCTCTTATAGTAGACTCATATATCACCATGGAAGTATTTCTGTAAACTGCTCCCAATGTCACCAAACCTTCATCTAAATCATCTCCATCGGAGGGAGCATCAGCAAAATAAATGTAAATAGCCAAAGTAGTTCCATTGTTGTATGCGGTTCTATTCTCATTTTCCAGTTCAGCAATCTCATCTAAGACCAATGTTTCTTCATCAGGAGATGAAAGACTTTTAAAGGAGAATTCGATATTCTGTTTAAAAGTTCGCTCTCTAAGATAGTCTTCAAAGTTGGAAACTGTCTGACCTGTTGGTTGAAAACCTTCAACATAACCTATTTCAACTAAAAGCCTATCAAAGTTATCATTGGATAAAAAATCATTTGCAGAAGAACCTGTAGCCTGAAGGTTGGGGGTTTTATCAACATTTTGCGGGGTTTGAGTATCATCAGAATCATTAGAACAGGCATTGATAAACCCAAAAACAACTATGAGTGCAATAAAGATTTTCTTTTTCATACTATATTGATATGTATTAAAAACGGTAAGGCGGGCATTCTATTATGATTTGAAAGAAAGTTTTGCCAAATAGTCGTAATGTTCTCCCTCACTTACAAGTTTACAGTCAAAATCGTGGGCTGCACAAGCATTTTGTAAAGTCGTAAAATCAAGGTAAAGCCACTCAAAGGAAGGGCTTTTCTGATTCTTGTACTCCATGACAAAGGTTACTTCACCATAATAATCACCACTGTTTGGAATCCAAAATCCACCATCTTCGTCTTGGTCAAACATATAAACGATATTGCTGGAATCCAATAAAATTTGCCCGTTTGGCAGTAACAATGACTTTAAATGATTTAAAAAAGAGCTTAGATTATTTAGTTTTCCAGCTAAACCAATACCATTCATAAGCAGTAAAAGTGTATCGAATTTTGAGTCGTTATAATCAAGAAACAAACTGTGGACTGAAGATTTAACACCTCTATTTTTACAAACTTCAATCGCCCCTTTTGAAGCATCCAAAGCGGTAACCTCAAATCCCTTTTTTTGTAGGTACAGGGTGTGGTTCCCAGCTCCACAACCAATATCAAGAACGGTTCCTTTTGCTAGGTTTAATGCTTTTTGTTCTAACAATGGCATTTCTTTAAAACCCCTGAACAAATAGGGTAATGGTATACTGTCTTCTTCATCCAAGGATGAATAGGTCTTAATATCTTCCGTATAATTCCCTGAATGATAGTCCAGTAAAGCTGTTCCAATAATATCCGACATAAATTAAAATGGTTGATGCAAAAATGGGACTTTATTAATAGATAAAGGTTTAAATGAAAAGTGTTTTTTATGTTTGTCTTTCATGAAAGAGGAATTAGAGGAATTGCCAAAGAAGGCAAAGGAAAAACACGCTGAAAACAAGAAGTTTTTCACAAAACTGAGAAAGCGTCCGCCGAAGAACTTGGATTACGTGATGAGTGAACTGCATGAGGCCGAGTTTGAAAAAACAGATTGTCTTACTTGTGCCAATTGCTGCAAAACAACGGGCCCTCTTTTTACCAACACGGATGTGGATAGAATTGCAAAACATTTTAGAACAAAGCCCTCAAAGTTTATTGACCAATATTTAAGGGTAGATGAAGAAAATGATTATGTGTTAAAAGAAGTGCCCTGTACTTTTTTGGGAACTTATAATTATTGCTCCATTTATAATGTTAGGCCAAAAGCATGTAGAGAATTTCCCCATACAGATCGGAAAAAGTTCCATCAGATAAGCAATCTTACCTTAAAAAACGTGGCTATATGCCCTGCCGCTTTTAACATTGTTGAAGAAATGAAAAAGAAAGTAAAGCTTTAATGATTTCTTATATTTGAGAATATGGATCAGATAATCACCTATTTTGAAAATATTCCGGCACTGCACAGAAGCCTTATCCTAGTTGGGGGAATTACGTTCTTCTGGATTTTGGAAGGGATAGTGCCTCTTTTTAGTGTTAAGTATAAGAAATGGCGTCATTCTGTTCCTAATTTTTTCTTTACCCTCACGACCATTATTATTAATTTTCCCCTCGCTTTTTTGTTGTTGAAAACATCAGATTGGGCAGTAGAAAACCAATTTGGAATTATAAACTGGCTTCCAGAAATGCCGCTGTGGCTCTATGTTGCTCTTGGAGTTATGCTTCTCGACTTAATTGGAGCGTATACTGCGCATTTAGTGGAGCATAAAGTAAAACCACTTTGGATGGTTCATTTGGTCCATCATTCAGATCATAATGTAGATACCACTACGGCAAACAGACATCACCCATTGGAAAGTTTAATTCGGTATATTTTTACTTTAATAGGTGTTTTTCTGGTTGGTGCCCCTATTGGTATCATCATGCTGTATCAAAGTCTGTCCGTTGTTCTTTCACAGTTTAACCATGCCAATATTCGATTACCCAAGAAAGTAGATAATGCAATAAGTTGGTTGATTGTAAGTCCAGATATGCACAAGGTACATCATCATTATAGATTACCCTTTACAGATTCCAACTACGGTAACATTTTCTCTATTTGGGATAGACTATTCGGAACCTTCATGAAAATGGACGTTGATGCAATTGTTTATGGAGTGGATACTTTTCCAGATGAAAAAGAAAATAGTAGTATTATAGGCTTGCTGAAACAACCTTTTCATAAATACAGAAGGCCTACCACTTCTGAGTCTGAGTAAAAACGCTTTCAGAAACCTTTAATATGAAGCACAAAGAGATAGATATTCCTTGTAATGATGGGTTTGTGCTTAAAGGGACTATTTATTCTGCTAGCACTGATTTTAAACAAAAAGAAAGTACTTATCATTAATTCGGCCACTGTGGTAAGTAAGGATTTGTACAAAAATTATGCCTTGTACTATGATTCTGTTTAAAGTTTTGTAAAACGTTGGCGATGCTAATCGTAGATTAAATATTTAGCTCTTATTTTTTTGAAAGCTTCCAGGTCTTCTTGCCAAGTGGCTTTTATTTCTGATTCACTTAACCCCTCTTCAATTTGTTTTTGTAACTCGGGTGTTCCAGCATGTTTGGTAAAGGATTTGGTAATAAAGAACTTTGACTTGTCCACAGTATTCATATATGCATCAAGTAGCCATCGCAAAGAAACTGATTCTATTCGTTCAGACTGAGATAAATCTCTACCATAGGAAGTTTTACCCTGTTCTTTTGGATGTTTGGAACCAAAATTAGGTTTAGGTACATAGGTAAAATCATATTGGGCGCTATCCAAAAAAGAAGCACCATACCGTTGAAACTGAAATTCAGTTCCACGACCAGCATTAACATTGGTGCCTTCAAACAACCCTAAACTAGGATAAAGGTTAATGGAAACATCATTTGGAAGGTTGGGGGAGGGCCTTATTGGGATATGATATTTGGAGTTATGACTGTAATTTTTGAGTGGAATTACACTCAAATCAGCAGTGATGCCTCCTTTTAACCATCCTTCAGAATTAAGCATTTTTGCATATTCACCAATTGTCATCCCATATACCAGAGGAATTGTGGTCATGCCTAAAAAACCGGTATGTTCTTTTTTCATGGTTGGGCCATCAACGTATTGCCCATTTGGGTTTGGTCTGTCCAGGACAATAATGGGAATGTTACTTTCTGCGCAGGCCTCCATTACCAGCTGTAATGTAGCGATATAGGTGTAAAACCGTACTCCAACATCCTGAATGTCAAAAACGACAAGATCAAGTCCTTCTAATTGTTCTTTGGAAGGTTTTTTGTTTTTTCCGTGAAGAGAAAAAATGGGAAGTCCCGTTTTGGAATCGACACCATCTTCTACATGTTCACCCGCATCAGCTTTTCCACGAAAGCCATGTTCTGGAGCAAAGACCTTTTTAATGTTAACCTGCAAAGAGAGCAAAGAATCTACCAGATGTGTATGTCCATTTTCTTTGAAAACCACACTGGTTTGGTTGGCAACAACCCCAACAATTTTGTTTTTGAGCAGTGGAAGGTATGCTTGCGTTCTATTGGCAGCAACAGTGATTCTTGGTATAGAATCTGTTTCTCCGTTTATAGCTGTGAGCTTACTTTCTTTTTCCTGTCCCCTACATGAAGAAAACAGTAAAACCAACAATAAAACTGTACTTTTGAAAATAGAAAAAATGGGCATTCGTTGAATTTAGAATTGTTTATAGCCAAGCGCCTGATTACAGGGAAGGAGCATAAAATTAGCATTTCCGCCCCTATAATAAAAATTGCCATTGCGGCTATTGCAATTGGTATTGTAATGATGCTTATTGCCATTGCTACTGGAGTGGGGCTAAAACACAAGATTAGAGAGAAAGTTGCTGCTTTTAACGGTCATATTCAAATTTCAAATTACGATAACAATACTTCTGAAGTTTCAGTAGCCCCAGTTTCTTTAGAGCAAGATTTTTATCCCAAATTCAAAGATGTTGAAGGGGTTTCCCATGTTCAGGCAGTAGCAACCAAAGGCGGAATTATAAGAACAGAAGACACCTTTGAAGGTATGCTCGCCAAAGGAGTGGGCCAAGACTATAATTGGACTGTTTTTGAAGAATACATTGTTGATGGAAGATTACCGGATTATTCAGGAAAACTGAATGATGAGGTATTGGTATCGAGGATGATGGCAAATCGGTTGCAACTAAAAGTTGATGATTCTTTTTTCTCTTTTTTCTTAAAAGATGGCGATGCATCCAGGGTTCCCAATAATAGAAGGTTCAAAATTACGGGGATTTATGATAGTGGTTTTGAAGAGTTTGATGCTACCTATGTCTTTGTGGACATTCGGCATATACAGCGAATGAACAAATGGACATCCAACGAAATAGGTAATTTTGAAGTATTTCTGGAAGATTTTGACCAACTTGAAGAGAAAAGCAATGAAATCTATGGAAAAACACTCTCCGATCTAGATACCCAAAATATTAAAACCAAATACTTCAGAATCTTTGAATGGATCAGCCTGTTCGATTTTAATATTGCACTTATCATTGGGATAATGATCATTGTAGGGGGAATAAACATGATTACAGCGCTCTTAGTGCTCATTTTGGAGCGAACCCAAATGATTGGAGTCTTAAAAGCTTTAGGTTCTGAGAATTGGAGCATTCGTAAAGTGTTTTTGTATAATGCTACCTACTTGATAGCGATTGGGTTGCTATGGGGCAATGGTATTGGTTTGGCATTGCTCTGCCTTCAAGATAAATTCCGGTTGTTTAAATTTCCCAATCCTGAGGAATACTATATCGAGTATATTCCAGTGCATATTGATATTTCCACGGTTCTGTTGTTAAATCTTGGAGTAATGTTACTATGCTTGGTCATGCTTTTAGTACCCTCCTACATCATAACCAAAATAACTCCGGTCAAGGCAATTAAATTTGAATAGTGGCCAATAACTTTAGTGGTCTTTTTTGGGCAATATTGATATGGTCGCACAACTCAAAAAACTATCTTTGCCACCATTATGGAATATGCAAATAACATTCTTGAAACCATTGGTAATACCCCATTGGTAAAACTCAATAAATTGACTGCCGACCTTCCTTGCATGGTCTTGGCTAAGTACGAAACTTTTAACCCAGGAAACTCCGTAAAGGATAGAATGGCGCTTCAAATGGTAGAAGATGCTGAGGCTTCTGGAGTTTTAAAGCCAGGTGGTACGATTATCGAGGGAACTTCAGGAAATACAGGAATGGGGCTGGCTTTGGCAGCAGTGGTCAAAGGGTATAAAATGATTTGTGTCATCAGTGACAAACAATCAAAAGAAAAAATAGATATTCTTAAAGCTGTTGGGAGCGAAGTGCATGTTTGTCCCACAGATGTAGCTCCAGAGGACCCTAAAAGCTATTATTCCACAGCTAGACGTTTATCCACGGAAATTCCAAACTCTTGGTATGTAAACCAGTATGATAACCCAAGTAACGCCAAAGCACATTATCAGAGTACGGGGCCTGAAATATGGAATCAGACCGCTGGAAAAGTGACCCATTTTGTAGTGGGAGTCGGCACGGGTGGAACGGTTTCAGGCGTTGGTAAATATCTTAAAGAACAAAATCCGAATATTAAGGTTTGGGGAATTGATACCTACGGTTCTGTGTTTAAAAAATATCATGAGACCGGTATTTTTGATGAAAATGAAATTTATCCATACGTTACCGAAGGGATAGGGGAAGATATTTTGCCTAAGAACGTTGATTTTGATATTATCGATGGTTTTACTAAAGTAACGGACAAGGATGCAGCAGTTTATACACAACGCTTGGCAAAAGAAGAAGGTATGTTCTTGGGTAACTCTGCGGGAGCGGCAATAAAGGGACTGTTGCAGTTGGAAGAACATTTTTCCAAAGATGATGTGGTAGTAGTTTTATTCCATGATCATGGTAGTCGTTATGTGGGTAAGATGTTCAATGATGATTGGATGCGAGAGAAGGGATATATAGACTAAATTTTCTTTACATTAGAATCAAAATCAGCCAATATGTACAGAGCGATTTTGATTTATGGATTGATTAATACCAAATAATGGTACACCTTAAAAAAGAAAATTGTACTGCAGGGATTGATAAAGGTGAACTTGTAAGCTTTATAGCTGAAGAACATGAATTTATTCACCAAAAAGGAAGTCCTGGCTGGCGAAGTGCAGATACGGAGATGTTCCCTATTATTGGGCCATTGAATGAAATTGACTTTAGAGTACAGGTGCCGCGAGGAAATGGAGCAATTCAAGATCAACATGGATTGTTGCGCGAATTGGAATACGAATTAATTTCTCAAACAGAAACATCAGCAGTTTTCAGAAAAGAATATGAAATGGGAACACGGGTCAGAAACTCTAAATTCCCTAAAAAATCGAACAAGGAATGGTTGTTTTGGCCATATACCTTTGCTTTTGAAAAGTCTTTTGAGTTAAAGAAAGATAATTTAGAAATCACCTTCACCATTTCTGGGGAACGGGATATGCCCTTTATGTTAGGGTATCATCCTGCATTTAAACTACATATTGCAAATCCTGTAATTCTTGCTGATAGCAAGGAAATTACTTTGGATGAGGTATTGGCGGTTGGAAGCAGAGCTTTACAAGTTGAAAATTGTAAATCAATTACTTTAAAGGATAAGAAAGATATCACCATAAAAACCGAAGGTTTTAAACATTTTATGTGTTGGACGGAGGTTAGAAACATGGTTTGCATAGAACCAATTACTTTTTATCCATACGCAGTTGCACAAAGAGAATTGCATACAGGTTTTGACTATATAAAACATGGAGATAGTATATTTAGTGTAAAACTATTTGTGTAAGGTATTTCCTCTAAAAATAAATGTTAAGAAAATCACAATTTTTATAAACTTCCCTTCGTTATATTAAGTATCTTAGTAGAAGTAATTTTACGAAAAACATGTTCAGAAATTTTATTGAGAGAGTAGGAGCAATGAATTGCATTATGCTCTTGGTAGTGATATCAATTATCATTGTCTCAGAAGTACTTTTCCTTCAAGGAAACAAGATGGATGCTATTTTTATAGCATTTTGGGCACCAACCATTTTAGGTTTTATGAATTATTTGAAATATAAGAAATAATGGATTTTGTCTTAGGTTATTCCATTTTAGTTGCAGTAATATTTCTTGCCTGGGTGCTTTTTGTTGTGCGTATGTATAAGAAAATTAAAGACTAATTTTACTTGTTTTACTAAGTTTCAAAAACGGTTTTCACTTTACTCATCTCATCATTTCTTAATAAGTAGGAATTGAGTATTCTCTCTGTTTCAACTGTGTTTTTTTGTGGAACAATAAAGGCTTCTATATCAGTTAGTGAAGAAACTTCCAATTGCTGATCAATGAACCCATACCCTCTATACATACCTTCCATAATAAGAACAACAGCATTTTCGTCTTCATTTCTACCTTTTTCCTTAATAATTCTAACCTCAGACTGTATAGCTTTCATGTCTTTAATAGCAGCTTCGACTTTTTTGTTATACAGGGGTATGGGCTCATCACCCCTACATACCCCGTCACAAGAAGTTAATTCATGATGGGAGCATGCCGCATTGGTCTCTTGTAAATGACAATATTTTGGACAGAGCGCAAACACTTTGCATATTTCATGTAAATAGGCCCTGCAATCTGTTTGATTGTAGAATATTTTAAGCGGATTTGGAACTCCTTTTATAACATTAAAAGCCAAGTGGATAATTCCTTTTCTATCCTCATACGCAAATATGGCATACTTCTTTACAATTCGTTTTTGGGCTCTGTTGTACGGTGGAAAGTGTTTTTTTATTTCGGCAGATTCCATCAGTAATGCCACAAGTTCACTTCCAGAGAGTTTAAAATCAATATCAGCTGTTTCGCTGCACATTTGGGTTTCTTTGGTGCTTTTGTCATAAAAATGACCCAAGACTCTTTTTTTAAGGTTGATCGCCTTCCCTACATAAATAATTTCACCCTTCTGATTTTTAAAATAGTAAATGCCTGGCTTCTGCGGAATTTTATTGAAAACAGATTTTGATAAATGGGGAGGTAGGGTAGCTTCTTGGCTTCTAGCATTCAGAAATTTTTGAAAAACAGTTTCTGAATCAGGCGCTTTAAGTAGTTTTTGAAATAATAAAACCGTTGCATGAGCATCTCCTCTGGCACGGTGCCTGTCTTTAAGTGGAATGTTAATGGCAGAACACAGTTTACCTAAACTATAGGATTGTAAACCAGGAATAAGTTTACGCGATAAGCGAACGGTACACAGTTTTTTTCTGGTAAAATCAACCTCTATCTGTCTAAACTCTTCTTTGATAACCCCATAATCAAAGTTTACGGCATGGGCCACAAAAATACTGTCTTTGGTAATCTCAAAGACTTTATCTGCAATTTCAGAAAAAGTTGGTGCGTTTTGGACAAGTTGATTGTCAATACCGGTAAGACCGGTTATAAAATGCGGAATGGGGCATTGCGGGTTTACCAGAGAGGTGAACTCATCAATAATCTGCTCACCATCGTATTTAAAAACAGCGATTTCGGTAATCTTGTTTCCTTTAATGCCATTGCCGGTGGTCTCTATGTCTATAATGGTGTACAAATCCTTAAAAACAATTAATTATTGAATTTATGGATAAAGTAAAAAGCCACCAAATAGGAGAGTGGTTTTTGGTTAAGAATGGTCGTTGAACCTTGCCTCAGACAATAATAGGAAGGAATTACAACAATGTATTCCTACCTAGCACCGCCATTATAAAGAAAACGGTAATAGAGATGATTAAACAACTAATGGCTGCGTTTAAATTATCCGGTGTAGAAAACTCTTTTTTAATGTTGTTAAGTATTGCTTTCATTGGGAACTTCTTTG is a genomic window of Flagellimonas sp. CMM7 containing:
- a CDS encoding helicase HerA-like domain-containing protein, yielding MSSKEKFFEHIEKGYTTKGDYITMGAGMFNGETVTNAFVKIPLKTLNRHGLIAGATGTGKTKTLQVIAENLSNKGIPVLLMDLKGDLSGIAQPSPGHPKIDERHEKIGLPFEASGFPVEVLSLSEQDGVRLRATVSEFGPVLLSRILDLTVTQEGIVAVVFKYCDDNKLPLLDLKDFKKVLQYATGEGKKEFQESYGRISTSSTGTILRKIIELEQQGADLFFGEKSFEVDDLVRIDENGRGYINIIRLTDIQDRPKLFSTFMLSLLAEIYATFPEQGDSDRPELILFIDEAHLIFKEASKALLEQIESIVKLIRSKGIGLYFVTQNPTDVPDDVLGQLGLKVQHALRAFTAKDRKAIKLTAENYPDSEFYDTKEILTSLGIGEALISALDEKGRPTPLAATMLRAPMSRMDVLTKAELKETLGKSKLIKKYNDEVDRESAYELLNEKIEKAQKEAEKEEKQKTTSRRKTSTRKSTRMNPVVKVLTSATFIRGVLGVLKKVIR
- a CDS encoding Rid family detoxifying hydrolase, encoding MKISARLLSIALTFFICTALTAQEKTEITFHKSHIPSRNNAPFSEAVQAGNLFFLAGQIGFDRAAGYMAEGGIKGETEQVIKNIQAVLKHHDLALDNVVKCTVILSDIEDFKAFNEVYTQYFTKKPARTTFAAKGLAVGAKIEIEVIAVR
- a CDS encoding 7-carboxy-7-deazaguanine synthase QueE, with product MVSEQVMDLVDKGQMLPLMEEFYTIQGEGYHKGTAAYFIRVGGCDVGCHWCDVKESWNAETHPPTSIDSIVDNAATYSDTIVITGGEPLTWDMGPLTSALKAKNLQTHIETSGAYPLTGAWDWICLSPKKNKLPEEKIYDEANELKVIVYNKHDLIFAEEQAAKVNGDCILYLQPEWSVREKMVPLIVDYVMQNPKWKVSLQTHKYLNIP
- a CDS encoding bifunctional 2-polyprenyl-6-hydroxyphenol methylase/3-demethylubiquinol 3-O-methyltransferase UbiG, which codes for MSDIIGTALLDYHSGNYTEDIKTYSSLDEEDSIPLPYLFRGFKEMPLLEQKALNLAKGTVLDIGCGAGNHTLYLQKKGFEVTALDASKGAIEVCKNRGVKSSVHSLFLDYNDSKFDTLLLLMNGIGLAGKLNNLSSFLNHLKSLLLPNGQILLDSSNIVYMFDQDEDGGFWIPNSGDYYGEVTFVMEYKNQKSPSFEWLYLDFTTLQNACAAHDFDCKLVSEGEHYDYLAKLSFKS
- a CDS encoding YkgJ family cysteine cluster protein; this encodes MKEELEELPKKAKEKHAENKKFFTKLRKRPPKNLDYVMSELHEAEFEKTDCLTCANCCKTTGPLFTNTDVDRIAKHFRTKPSKFIDQYLRVDEENDYVLKEVPCTFLGTYNYCSIYNVRPKACREFPHTDRKKFHQISNLTLKNVAICPAAFNIVEEMKKKVKL
- a CDS encoding sterol desaturase family protein, whose protein sequence is MDQIITYFENIPALHRSLILVGGITFFWILEGIVPLFSVKYKKWRHSVPNFFFTLTTIIINFPLAFLLLKTSDWAVENQFGIINWLPEMPLWLYVALGVMLLDLIGAYTAHLVEHKVKPLWMVHLVHHSDHNVDTTTANRHHPLESLIRYIFTLIGVFLVGAPIGIIMLYQSLSVVLSQFNHANIRLPKKVDNAISWLIVSPDMHKVHHHYRLPFTDSNYGNIFSIWDRLFGTFMKMDVDAIVYGVDTFPDEKENSSIIGLLKQPFHKYRRPTTSESE
- a CDS encoding exo-beta-N-acetylmuramidase NamZ domain-containing protein, whose protein sequence is MPIFSIFKSTVLLLVLLFSSCRGQEKESKLTAINGETDSIPRITVAANRTQAYLPLLKNKIVGVVANQTSVVFKENGHTHLVDSLLSLQVNIKKVFAPEHGFRGKADAGEHVEDGVDSKTGLPIFSLHGKNKKPSKEQLEGLDLVVFDIQDVGVRFYTYIATLQLVMEACAESNIPIIVLDRPNPNGQYVDGPTMKKEHTGFLGMTTIPLVYGMTIGEYAKMLNSEGWLKGGITADLSVIPLKNYSHNSKYHIPIRPSPNLPNDVSINLYPSLGLFEGTNVNAGRGTEFQFQRYGASFLDSAQYDFTYVPKPNFGSKHPKEQGKTSYGRDLSQSERIESVSLRWLLDAYMNTVDKSKFFITKSFTKHAGTPELQKQIEEGLSESEIKATWQEDLEAFKKIRAKYLIYD
- a CDS encoding ABC transporter permease; this encodes MNLELFIAKRLITGKEHKISISAPIIKIAIAAIAIGIVMMLIAIATGVGLKHKIREKVAAFNGHIQISNYDNNTSEVSVAPVSLEQDFYPKFKDVEGVSHVQAVATKGGIIRTEDTFEGMLAKGVGQDYNWTVFEEYIVDGRLPDYSGKLNDEVLVSRMMANRLQLKVDDSFFSFFLKDGDASRVPNNRRFKITGIYDSGFEEFDATYVFVDIRHIQRMNKWTSNEIGNFEVFLEDFDQLEEKSNEIYGKTLSDLDTQNIKTKYFRIFEWISLFDFNIALIIGIMIIVGGINMITALLVLILERTQMIGVLKALGSENWSIRKVFLYNATYLIAIGLLWGNGIGLALLCLQDKFRLFKFPNPEEYYIEYIPVHIDISTVLLLNLGVMLLCLVMLLVPSYIITKITPVKAIKFE
- a CDS encoding PLP-dependent cysteine synthase family protein — translated: MEYANNILETIGNTPLVKLNKLTADLPCMVLAKYETFNPGNSVKDRMALQMVEDAEASGVLKPGGTIIEGTSGNTGMGLALAAVVKGYKMICVISDKQSKEKIDILKAVGSEVHVCPTDVAPEDPKSYYSTARRLSTEIPNSWYVNQYDNPSNAKAHYQSTGPEIWNQTAGKVTHFVVGVGTGGTVSGVGKYLKEQNPNIKVWGIDTYGSVFKKYHETGIFDENEIYPYVTEGIGEDILPKNVDFDIIDGFTKVTDKDAAVYTQRLAKEEGMFLGNSAGAAIKGLLQLEEHFSKDDVVVVLFHDHGSRYVGKMFNDDWMREKGYID
- a CDS encoding aldose 1-epimerase; its protein translation is MVHLKKENCTAGIDKGELVSFIAEEHEFIHQKGSPGWRSADTEMFPIIGPLNEIDFRVQVPRGNGAIQDQHGLLRELEYELISQTETSAVFRKEYEMGTRVRNSKFPKKSNKEWLFWPYTFAFEKSFELKKDNLEITFTISGERDMPFMLGYHPAFKLHIANPVILADSKEITLDEVLAVGSRALQVENCKSITLKDKKDITIKTEGFKHFMCWTEVRNMVCIEPITFYPYAVAQRELHTGFDYIKHGDSIFSVKLFV
- a CDS encoding exonuclease domain-containing protein translates to MYTIIDIETTGNGIKGNKITEIAVFKYDGEQIIDEFTSLVNPQCPIPHFITGLTGIDNQLVQNAPTFSEIADKVFEITKDSIFVAHAVNFDYGVIKEEFRQIEVDFTRKKLCTVRLSRKLIPGLQSYSLGKLCSAINIPLKDRHRARGDAHATVLLFQKLLKAPDSETVFQKFLNARSQEATLPPHLSKSVFNKIPQKPGIYYFKNQKGEIIYVGKAINLKKRVLGHFYDKSTKETQMCSETADIDFKLSGSELVALLMESAEIKKHFPPYNRAQKRIVKKYAIFAYEDRKGIIHLAFNVIKGVPNPLKIFYNQTDCRAYLHEICKVFALCPKYCHLQETNAACSHHELTSCDGVCRGDEPIPLYNKKVEAAIKDMKAIQSEVRIIKEKGRNEDENAVVLIMEGMYRGYGFIDQQLEVSSLTDIEAFIVPQKNTVETERILNSYLLRNDEMSKVKTVFET